The Rhodospirillaceae bacterium region GTCACCAACGTCGAATGTTTTGGTCCCAGATTCGATCAGATGGTGCAGGTGATGAACGAACTTCCCGACAAAATTTTTGTCCTTTTCTTCACCACCAAAAAACCCTGCCATTCGCACAACAATAGCATCAGAACATTCGGCGCGAATAATTTCTTCAGCCTCCAACTTGCAATGGCCATAGACGGACTGCGGCGCAGGCGGTGTGTCCTCGGCAATCGGGTTGGTCTTGCCATCGAAAATTAAAAACGATTGGGGGTAAAGTACCTTGGCCCCGGTTTTTGCGGCCAAATCGGCGATGTTTCGAGTCCCTTCGACCTGCACGGCTCGACAAAGTTCAGGATTTTCCTCGCACCCTTCCGCATTCACGAAAGCTGCGCAGTGGATGATGATGTCAGGGTTTTCTGTTGCAAATCCTATGACATTCTCCCGCTCTGTAATGTCTAACTCTTCACGACCAAGCGCTAAAATCCTGCATTCCGGTGCATCGGATAAAGCTTCTTGGAAACCGCGTCCCAACATCCCGTTGGCACCTGTAATTAGGATTGTTTTGCCGTGAAAATTTTGCAGGTCGTTCATGGGGCTCTTTCGGCGGATGGGTCGTGGGCAAAACTTATAAATCAATCAGCGGTTCCCCGCCACCCGCTTTACTTACCAGCAACACCTGAGCAGCAACACTTGCATTTTAAGAAGCCTTCGCCATGATCGGCGTTATGGTCACATTCGAGGCGCAAAACTTTTCGCAAGATACTTGGTCGGATTTGGTTTCCGGGTTCGATGGTCTCAGCTTGTTGCAGACTTGGGAGCACGCTGAAGCCAAAGCCCAAACCGGTCCCTGGGGTGTGGAGCGGGGAATATTTAAGATCGATGGCAAAACCGTCGGCGCTGCCCAAGCCATGATCCGGACTCTACCGTTGATCGGTGGCGGCCTCGTTTGGATCAATCGGGGTCCTTTGTGGCATTCAGCAGACATTCCCTTTGCTGATCTCGTTGCTGCCTTAAAAGCAACCTATGTGGATCAGAGAGGCTTTTACCTGCGGATTGCACCGCCTCTGCCAGGGGACGACTCATTTATTCCGGCCGCCACCTTAACCGATGAACCAGGCTGGGCTTCTGCCATGCTTGACCTATCGCCGTCGGTGGAGGATTTACGCCAAGGACTCAAACAGAAATGGCGGAATGGTCTCAATAAGGCGGAAAGATCTGGGTTTGAGGTCGAAGAGGGGACGGACGATGCGTTGTTCACCGCGTTCTTGGACGCGCATACAGAATTTTCAGACGCCAAGGGGTTTGCGACAAGCGTGACGCCCGATTTTCTGCGGAGCTTGAATGATCTGTCGCTTGAGGTTGGAAAACTTTATACGTTGGTTGCGCGTTTAGACGGCAAGGTGGCAGGGTCCGCTTTGATAGCGCGATACGGCGACACAGGAGAGTATCTTGCGGGCAATACGACAGATGCGGGGCGGCGGTTGAACGCGGGGCAGTTGTTGTTATGGCGCGCCGTTGAGACGCTTAAGCACCAAGGTCACCGTCGTTTCGATTTGGGGGGCATGGACGAAGTCCTGACGCCAAAGGGCATCTATCGGTTTAAGGAGGGACTTGGCGGTATACCTTATCGCCTCGCCCCGGAACTCGAACTCGGTGGCGACAGTTTGCGGGGGCGGTTGGTGCGGTGGCGGGTGAATAAGGCCAGAGCAGGGTCATGAGGGCGGGATGAATAACAAATGCTGAGGTATAAACTGGCTGGACCGTGGCGAATGCTTATCGCGTTCAATCGCTTGTTGGCGGGCACGCGGCGTACCGGGTTTCAGGTGCTGCTGTTGCATGATGTTCCTGTGTCCCAGCGGCCGGCCTTGGAACGGCTGCTGGATTACATTGAGAAAACACACGGGTTTTTAACCCCTGACGCTGCGGCCCGATTGATTGACGGCGGCGCAGAAGAATCGAACCGCATTCCCTGTTTGTTGAGTTTCGATGATGGATTTGTTTCTAACTTAGATGTTGCGCGGGAAATTTTAGGACCGCGGCGTCTTAAGGCCCTTTTCTTTGTCTGTCCCGGTCTCATGGACCTACCGGTATCCGAACAGCGTGATGCCATTGCCAAAAATATTTTTCAGGGCCGGGTCAGCGCCGATGAACTTGATGACACGCAACGACTGATGACTTGGCAAGACCTAGAAGAACTTCAGCGGATGGGTCATACCATCGGCTCCCATGGCATGACCCACAAGCGGTTGTCTGATCTCACCGGTGATGCACTGAAGATGGAAATTCTGGGCGCAGGATTAGCGGTGGAGGAGAAGTTAGCCGAGCCTTGTCCGTGGTACGCCTATGCGTTCGGGGATATTGGCTCGGTCTCCATTGAAGCTTTCCGAATTATCATGGCCGCACACCGCTATTGCCGCACCGGCATCCGCGGGCTTAATTTTCCGGGAACGCCGGAAGGCGGTGTTCTGGCGCAGGAAATAGGTTTGGACACGCCC contains the following coding sequences:
- a CDS encoding NAD(P)-dependent oxidoreductase is translated as MNDLQNFHGKTILITGANGMLGRGFQEALSDAPECRILALGREELDITERENVIGFATENPDIIIHCAAFVNAEGCEENPELCRAVQVEGTRNIADLAAKTGAKVLYPQSFLIFDGKTNPIAEDTPPAPQSVYGHCKLEAEEIIRAECSDAIVVRMAGFFGGEEKDKNFVGKFVHHLHHLIESGTKTFDVGDRVWQPTYTLDLARNCVALLAANKSGLYTMACHGEASFYKLAAACVEELGLSDRITINQVSAERFNTQEKARRPDRAIMLNNRLDTEGLDLQRPWRDALKDYLDRPYFRTLFSDI
- a CDS encoding GNAT family N-acetyltransferase — translated: MIGVMVTFEAQNFSQDTWSDLVSGFDGLSLLQTWEHAEAKAQTGPWGVERGIFKIDGKTVGAAQAMIRTLPLIGGGLVWINRGPLWHSADIPFADLVAALKATYVDQRGFYLRIAPPLPGDDSFIPAATLTDEPGWASAMLDLSPSVEDLRQGLKQKWRNGLNKAERSGFEVEEGTDDALFTAFLDAHTEFSDAKGFATSVTPDFLRSLNDLSLEVGKLYTLVARLDGKVAGSALIARYGDTGEYLAGNTTDAGRRLNAGQLLLWRAVETLKHQGHRRFDLGGMDEVLTPKGIYRFKEGLGGIPYRLAPELELGGDSLRGRLVRWRVNKARAGS
- a CDS encoding polysaccharide deacetylase family protein, which encodes MLRYKLAGPWRMLIAFNRLLAGTRRTGFQVLLLHDVPVSQRPALERLLDYIEKTHGFLTPDAAARLIDGGAEESNRIPCLLSFDDGFVSNLDVAREILGPRRLKALFFVCPGLMDLPVSEQRDAIAKNIFQGRVSADELDDTQRLMTWQDLEELQRMGHTIGSHGMTHKRLSDLTGDALKMEILGAGLAVEEKLAEPCPWYAYAFGDIGSVSIEAFRIIMAAHRYCRTGIRGLNFPGTPEGGVLAQEIGLDTPFTYQKLVLDGGLDIRYGRSCIKLFQMLGHASSSTEQHSIS